TGGACTGCTGGGCCATCACCCGCGGCGCCACCAACCCGGTGCTGGCCGCCGCCTGGATCAACTACCTGCTGGAGCCCGAGCCCGGCCAGGTGCTGGAGCAGCGCCAGGGCTTGGCCAACACCACCTCGGCCTCGCCCGATTACCGTGGCGACGACCGCCTGGTCTGGCTGGAGCCGGTGGAAAGCGAGGAACGCCGCAACCTGCTGTGGAGCCGCATCGTTTCAGGTGACCGTGCCCGCAAGGTGCTGGCTCCATGAGTGGAGGCATTGCATGAGGTGGGGCATCGTCAGCAAGCTGGCGCTGTTGCTTGCTTCGGTGGGCTTTCTGGCATCCGGTCTGACCGGCTTCTATGCATTCCAGGCCAGCCGCACGCTGCTGGTGGACTCGGCCAAGAACAGGCTGCTGACCTCCACCCAGGTGCTGGCCCGGCGCATCACCCTGACCCGGGAAGAAGTCTCGCGCAACCTGCAGGTGCTGGCGAGCCTGCCGACCTCGGTTGCCATCCTGCAACACGAAGACGCGAGCGATACGGAGCGGATGGCCAAGCTGTTCAGCCTGCTGATCGAGGCCAACCCCAGCTACCTGCAGCTGCGCCTGATCTCGGCCAGCGACTACGGGCTGGAGCGGGTGCGGGTGGAGCGGGTCGGCCCGTCCACGCTGCGGGTACAGGGCGACGACCTGCAGGAGAAAGGCCACTACGCCTATGTCTCCGACACCCTGAAACTGCCCGCCCGCGCCACCTACATGTCGCGCATCACCATCAACCACGAGGGCGGCTCGTTTGCCGGGCTGGAGCAGCCCACGCTGCAACTGGCCATGCCGGTGATGGATGCCAGCAATACGGCCATCGGCGTGGTGGTGGTGAACCTGGACCTGAACGGCATGTTCAGCCTGCTGGCCGCCGACCTGCCCACCGCGTTCAAGCTGTTTCTGGCCAACGCCGAGGGCGACATCCTGGTCCACCCGGACAACAGCAAGACCTTCGGCTTCGACAGGGGGCGGCGCGTATTGGTGCAAGACGAATTCGAGCCCCTGCGCGCGGTGGTCGAGGGCAAGCTTGACCAGGTGGTGTTCGAGGCCCGCGAGGACGACTATGCCGATGCCCCGGTGGTGGCGGCCTTCATTGCGCAAAAGGTCCAGACCGTGAGCAGCGAAAGCCGTCTGATTCTGGGCCTGGCGCAGCCGCTGGACCAGGTACTGGTGCAAACCCAGCAGCTGGGCAACACCATATTGCAGATCGTGGTGGGCCTGTTCCTGCTGTGCCTGTTGGTGGCCGTGCTGCTGGCCCAGGCCCTGACGCGCCCGATCAACGCCGTGACCGCCGCCGCCCAGCGCTTTGCCAATGGCTTGCCGCCGGGCGACCTGCCCCTGCTGCGGCGGGACGAAATCGGCAGCCTGGCGCGCAGCTTCCACCAGATGCACCTGCAGATCACCCAACAATTGGCCGATCTGCACGACAGCCAGGAAGAGCTGGAGCACCTGGCCCAGCACGACATCCTGACCGGCCTGCCCAACCGCCGTCTGTTCCAGGATCGGCTGGAGCAGGCCCTGGCCCACGCCCGCCGCTATGGCGAAAAGGTCTGCCTGCTGTTCATCGACCTGGACGGCTTCAAATCCATCAACGACGATTACGGCCACGACGCGGGCGATGCGGTACTGAAAACCGTGGCCCAGCGCATGCAGCGCATCGTGCGCGAGGTAGACATGGTGGCCCGCCTGGGCGGCGATGAGTTTGTGGTGCTGCTGGGTGCCGCCGTGTCGCACAGCCACCTGGCGGCCGTTGCCAGCAAGCTGCTGGCCGCCACCAAAGAGCCCATTCCCTTGCAAGGCCAGGTGTTGCAGCTGACCGCCAGCATCGGCATCAGCCGCTACCCGGAAGACGGCCAGAGCGCCACCGAGATCCTGGCCACCGCCGACCAGGCCATGTACAGCGCCAAGCTGGGCGGGCGCGACGGCTACCGCTTCTTCTCTGCCGGCCTGGATTAGTTTGCTATCTGTTTGGTAGCTGCTTGTGCCCACCAGATAAGCGCAAGCGGCCAAAAGAATGCACAAGTCTGTGGTGGAGATGGCCAGCACTTCAGATTTTGGTAGACGCGTACGGCGGGGGCGTTTACCATTTTTCCAGAAGCACCGCAGTGTGTGGATGCCTTTTTGTGAGGACGCCCCATGCCCCCATTTCCCCGCCGCCTTTGGGACGAGTCGCTGCAGCCCGCCTTGCGCGGGCTGGGCCTGGATGTACGCCGTTATCCACCGCAGGAGCCGCCGCCCTGGACCCAGGGCGCGTTCCAGGATTTGCTGGACAGCCGCAAGGCCGACCCATCAGGCCAACAGATAGCCCGGCAGGACGAGATCGCGTTCTTGCTGTTTTGCTTCCAGCATGTGGCGGAATCCAATGCCCAGCTGTTGCAAGATCTGTTTGTGCGCCATGAGCTGCAAGGGCTGCGGGGCGGGTTCTTTGTGGAGTTTGGCGCGGCAGACGGCATCCACCTGAGCAACTCCTGGGGGCTGGAAACCCACCTCGCCTGGCGCGGCATCCTGGCCGAGCCGGCCCGCAACTGGCACGAACGGCTCAAGCTCAACCGCGCCTGCACCGTGGAAACCCGCTGCGTGTGGAGCCGCACCGGTGAGATCTTGCAGTTCAACGAGGTGCCGGTGTCCGAGTTCTCCACCATTGCCGCGTTCACCGACAAAGACCAGCGCGCCGATGCCCGCAAGAACGGTACGCTGTACGACGTGGAAACCATCTCGCTGCTGGACCTGCTGGACGAGCACGCGGCACCGCCCTGTATCGACTACCTGTCCATCGACACCGAGGGCTCCGAGCTCACCATCCTGGAGGCTTTCGACTTCTCGCGCTACCAGGTCCGCACCATCACCGTGGAACACAACTACACCAGCGACCGCGAGAAAATCCACGACCTGCTGACCGCGCGCGGCTTCCAGCGCAAGTTCACCGAGTTCTCGAACTTTGACGACTGGTATGTGAACCGCTTGGTATAGGCCGCGCAAGGCGTGCCAGGTCGGCAAACCCCTACACGCCCGCGGCCTGTTGGCTGCTACGAGGTTTTGCACCCTACGGCACAATTTCTCCATGGCGCTGAGGGGGATCGGTTCCCGGTTCGCAGGGCGTCCACTGGGGGAAATGGCAGACATGGTCAACACAAGAAAAGTTACGCGGTCTTTCGGGGCGCTGGCGGTATCGGCGTGCGGTTGGGCCTGGGCGGGCGGCGCCCTGGCGGCAGAGCCCACCGGGCCGTCGGTCTACCTCCAGGGCGGGCAGACGTTTGCGCAGCACGGCGATACCCGTACGGCCACCA
This sequence is a window from Rhodoferax sp. WC2427. Protein-coding genes within it:
- a CDS encoding diguanylate cyclase; translation: MRWGIVSKLALLLASVGFLASGLTGFYAFQASRTLLVDSAKNRLLTSTQVLARRITLTREEVSRNLQVLASLPTSVAILQHEDASDTERMAKLFSLLIEANPSYLQLRLISASDYGLERVRVERVGPSTLRVQGDDLQEKGHYAYVSDTLKLPARATYMSRITINHEGGSFAGLEQPTLQLAMPVMDASNTAIGVVVVNLDLNGMFSLLAADLPTAFKLFLANAEGDILVHPDNSKTFGFDRGRRVLVQDEFEPLRAVVEGKLDQVVFEAREDDYADAPVVAAFIAQKVQTVSSESRLILGLAQPLDQVLVQTQQLGNTILQIVVGLFLLCLLVAVLLAQALTRPINAVTAAAQRFANGLPPGDLPLLRRDEIGSLARSFHQMHLQITQQLADLHDSQEELEHLAQHDILTGLPNRRLFQDRLEQALAHARRYGEKVCLLFIDLDGFKSINDDYGHDAGDAVLKTVAQRMQRIVREVDMVARLGGDEFVVLLGAAVSHSHLAAVASKLLAATKEPIPLQGQVLQLTASIGISRYPEDGQSATEILATADQAMYSAKLGGRDGYRFFSAGLD
- a CDS encoding FkbM family methyltransferase, which codes for MPPFPRRLWDESLQPALRGLGLDVRRYPPQEPPPWTQGAFQDLLDSRKADPSGQQIARQDEIAFLLFCFQHVAESNAQLLQDLFVRHELQGLRGGFFVEFGAADGIHLSNSWGLETHLAWRGILAEPARNWHERLKLNRACTVETRCVWSRTGEILQFNEVPVSEFSTIAAFTDKDQRADARKNGTLYDVETISLLDLLDEHAAPPCIDYLSIDTEGSELTILEAFDFSRYQVRTITVEHNYTSDREKIHDLLTARGFQRKFTEFSNFDDWYVNRLV